A region of Candidatus Liberibacter africanus PTSAPSY DNA encodes the following proteins:
- a CDS encoding Panacea domain-containing protein has protein sequence MQKIIKDKKPPYCCLSVANFFIDKGVKSQLPVTNLKLQKLLYFTHCNIVLKYKKAMLDEEPQAWGKGPLFAGIYHRFKYFYDYKIRLPMALALDVFPEISDRNIINIMNDIWDRYKECLGNELSKIAHEAGRAWEKSYGPSKPYLNKTITVDDILKYETKY, from the coding sequence ATGCAAAAAATAATTAAAGATAAGAAACCTCCTTATTGTTGTTTGTCAGTCGCAAACTTCTTCATCGATAAAGGAGTAAAATCCCAGTTACCCGTAACTAATTTAAAATTACAAAAGCTTCTCTATTTCACTCACTGTAATATTGTTCTTAAATATAAAAAAGCAATGCTAGACGAAGAGCCGCAAGCTTGGGGAAAAGGGCCATTATTTGCGGGCATATACCATAGATTCAAGTATTTTTATGATTATAAAATTAGACTTCCCATGGCTTTAGCTTTGGATGTGTTTCCTGAAATAAGCGATCGAAATATTATAAATATAATGAATGATATCTGGGATCGATATAAAGAATGTTTAGGTAATGAGTTAAGTAAAATAGCCCATGAAGCAGGAAGAGCTTGGGAAAAATCATATGGTCCTAGCAAACCGTACTTAAATAAAACCATAACAGTTGACGATATACTAAAATACGAAACAAAGTATTGA
- a CDS encoding GNAT family N-acetyltransferase, which translates to MTKYLNFVPENPDHDFSICSMHAEAFGPGRFSRAAFLLREQGMHDLSLSFLCTDGQIIIGSVRMTPISIEKITGHLLGPVVVHPLYQNKGIGQKLIDMSVDAARNKGSEVVVLVGDIAYYSKLNFQKVPWKSLLFPAPVDPNRVLYLPLIGNIDNLKGAIYYRKC; encoded by the coding sequence TTGACAAAATATTTGAATTTTGTTCCTGAAAATCCTGATCATGATTTTTCCATTTGTTCCATGCACGCAGAAGCTTTTGGTCCTGGTCGTTTTTCTCGAGCTGCTTTCTTGTTACGCGAACAAGGAATGCACGATCTTTCTCTTTCGTTTCTTTGTACAGATGGTCAAATAATTATAGGATCGGTGCGTATGACGCCCATTTCTATAGAAAAAATTACGGGACACTTGCTAGGGCCTGTAGTGGTTCATCCTTTATATCAAAACAAAGGAATTGGACAAAAATTAATTGATATGTCTGTTGATGCTGCTAGAAACAAAGGATCTGAAGTAGTTGTGCTCGTTGGGGATATTGCTTATTACAGTAAGTTAAACTTTCAAAAAGTTCCTTGGAAATCCCTTTTGTTTCCTGCTCCCGTCGACCCTAATAGAGTGCTTTATCTTCCGCTTATTGGGAACATCGACAACCTCAAGGGAGCAATCTACTATAGAAAATGTTAA
- a CDS encoding peptidylprolyl isomerase: MLDIIRKASRTWVAKIFLVVLLIPFLVWGLVESIFSISGSSTIISVGSEKVPLENFIYYWKKELEALSQRIGFVVTSEKARAVELDKKIVENLVSVAVVDNFIKEMGVETSRSRVLDLIGRFPFFHGKDGKFSRDVFLSKLAQQNYDEGKYIDQSIRDRSRADIVPILAGGIQVSKLLQDQIVRFYYENRSVKYIVINGDDVAAVGDPSSAVITEWFEKRKDSYRFPEYKRLSYILFDVHQKAKQVQITEDDLRAEYNKRKDSYSSPETRTVEQLFFANKEEANNAFTSLQKGKNFQQLAKEQGKSLKDISLGSLSKQSIPDAALADAVFSVAKEDGYTNVVSGSFGYTIAHVSKIKPSFTPSFEKLKKEIEDQMRLVKASTIVQEEYKKAEKMFSSGKSMTEISQKENLPLVDLQFMDSLGKDKNGKEISSIPYKDHLLFSAFNKEQSSMDNKLALPDGSYMLIKETEVIPEREKKLNEIMPEVIKDWKYSKKAEKVADKAKQLVLEYNKKGKCFYSIGKPFGKSILTKRITRTSKGEEFFENGVSEIFSGPIGMVKSFPIKNGAEYVIFKVVDYKIDPVPNKDKLTDSIKATVSQDAFDSIISYLKSKYPVTIHEDIIDKYLNSEQ, encoded by the coding sequence ATGTTGGATATAATACGCAAAGCTTCTCGTACATGGGTTGCAAAAATTTTTCTTGTTGTTTTACTCATTCCTTTCCTTGTGTGGGGATTAGTAGAGTCTATTTTTTCTATTTCAGGATCGTCGACAATAATCTCTGTAGGTTCTGAAAAAGTACCATTGGAAAATTTTATTTATTATTGGAAAAAAGAATTAGAAGCTTTGTCTCAGCGTATTGGATTCGTCGTTACTTCAGAAAAAGCACGTGCTGTTGAGTTAGACAAAAAGATTGTCGAAAATCTCGTTTCTGTAGCTGTTGTTGATAATTTTATTAAAGAGATGGGAGTTGAAACTTCGCGTAGTCGTGTTTTAGATTTGATAGGACGTTTTCCTTTTTTTCATGGAAAAGATGGGAAATTCAGTCGGGATGTTTTTTTGTCGAAACTTGCTCAGCAAAATTACGATGAAGGAAAATACATAGACCAATCTATACGAGATAGATCACGTGCCGACATTGTCCCAATTCTTGCCGGAGGAATCCAGGTTTCTAAACTTTTACAAGATCAAATAGTACGCTTTTATTATGAAAATAGATCCGTTAAATATATTGTGATAAATGGTGATGACGTTGCTGCTGTTGGAGATCCGTCGTCTGCAGTCATTACGGAATGGTTTGAAAAACGTAAAGATAGCTATCGCTTTCCGGAGTACAAACGCCTGTCTTATATCTTATTCGATGTTCATCAAAAAGCAAAACAAGTGCAGATAACAGAAGATGATTTGCGTGCAGAGTATAACAAGAGGAAAGATTCGTATTCTTCACCTGAAACCCGAACAGTAGAACAGTTATTTTTTGCAAATAAAGAAGAAGCAAATAATGCTTTTACATCTTTGCAGAAGGGTAAAAATTTTCAACAATTAGCTAAGGAACAAGGTAAGTCTCTCAAAGATATTTCTTTAGGCAGTTTGTCTAAACAATCTATCCCAGATGCTGCATTAGCTGATGCGGTTTTCTCAGTTGCTAAAGAGGATGGTTATACTAATGTTGTTAGTGGTTCTTTCGGATACACAATTGCTCATGTAAGTAAGATTAAACCTAGTTTTACTCCATCTTTTGAGAAATTAAAAAAGGAAATTGAAGATCAAATGCGTCTTGTAAAAGCAAGTACGATTGTTCAAGAAGAGTATAAAAAGGCGGAAAAAATGTTTTCCTCAGGTAAGAGTATGACGGAAATTTCTCAAAAAGAAAATTTGCCTCTTGTAGATCTTCAATTTATGGATTCTTTAGGCAAAGATAAAAATGGTAAAGAGATATCTTCCATACCTTATAAAGATCACTTGTTATTTAGTGCTTTTAACAAAGAACAATCTTCTATGGATAATAAATTAGCTTTACCTGATGGAAGCTACATGTTGATTAAGGAAACAGAAGTGATTCCTGAACGTGAGAAGAAATTAAATGAAATTATGCCTGAGGTTATAAAAGATTGGAAATATTCGAAAAAAGCAGAAAAAGTGGCTGATAAAGCAAAGCAGTTGGTTCTTGAATACAACAAAAAAGGAAAATGTTTTTATAGTATAGGTAAACCTTTTGGAAAATCCATTTTAACTAAAAGAATTACTCGTACAAGTAAGGGGGAAGAATTCTTTGAAAATGGTGTTTCCGAGATCTTTTCTGGACCTATAGGAATGGTTAAAAGCTTTCCTATTAAAAATGGGGCTGAATATGTAATTTTTAAGGTAGTTGATTATAAAATCGATCCCGTTCCCAATAAAGATAAATTAACGGATTCTATTAAAGCAACGGTCAGTCAAGATGCGTTCGATTCAATTATTTCTTATTTGAAAAGTAAGTATCCAGTTACTATCCATGAAGACATTATTGATAAATATTTAAATAGTGAACAATAG
- the dusA gene encoding tRNA dihydrouridine(20/20a) synthase DusA, with protein sequence MLAYELNKISSEGKHNVHLFPKVFAVAPMVDWTDRHYRFLARLLTNNALLYTEMIVADAILYGKKQNILGFSEQEKPLALQIGGSNISKLVEAAKIGEDFGYNEINFNVGCPSSNVLAGSFGACLMLNPDVVGDCIAAMNEAVSIPITVKCRIGVDDQIPAIALRNLIKSIKKSGVKGIWIHARKAMLDGISPKDNRKIPELDYEIVYEVKKENPDLFIGLNGGLENIKQVLQVLPHVDGVMVGRAAYQNSAMLTDVDEYFSNPLTSSLPVKKKVDKDFWRYIRDSMTEYAARYIHAGGKLKHIARHMIGLFHGLPNSRRYRHILTFEANAPTASHKVIETAFDLMIDSL encoded by the coding sequence ATGTTAGCATACGAATTAAATAAGATTTCCTCAGAGGGAAAACATAATGTTCATTTGTTTCCGAAGGTTTTTGCAGTAGCGCCGATGGTTGATTGGACTGATCGACATTATCGTTTTTTAGCTCGTTTATTGACTAATAATGCTTTGCTTTATACAGAAATGATTGTAGCTGATGCAATTTTATACGGGAAAAAACAAAATATTTTAGGGTTTAGTGAGCAAGAAAAGCCGCTTGCTTTGCAAATTGGTGGTTCTAATATTTCCAAGCTTGTTGAAGCTGCCAAAATCGGAGAAGATTTTGGCTACAATGAAATTAATTTCAATGTTGGTTGTCCTTCAAGTAATGTTCTTGCGGGATCTTTTGGTGCATGCTTGATGCTTAATCCTGATGTTGTCGGGGATTGTATTGCGGCAATGAACGAGGCGGTTTCCATTCCTATAACAGTTAAGTGTCGTATTGGTGTTGATGATCAAATTCCGGCAATTGCTTTGCGTAATTTGATAAAATCCATAAAGAAATCAGGAGTAAAAGGCATATGGATTCATGCTCGCAAAGCCATGCTTGATGGAATTTCGCCAAAGGATAATCGTAAAATTCCAGAGCTTGATTATGAAATAGTATATGAGGTAAAAAAGGAAAATCCAGACCTTTTTATCGGTCTTAATGGTGGTTTGGAAAATATAAAACAAGTTTTGCAGGTTTTGCCCCATGTTGATGGAGTCATGGTTGGCCGAGCAGCTTATCAAAATAGTGCCATGCTTACTGATGTAGATGAATACTTTAGTAATCCTCTCACATCTTCTCTTCCCGTAAAGAAGAAAGTTGATAAGGACTTTTGGAGATACATCAGGGACTCCATGACTGAGTATGCTGCTCGCTATATTCATGCGGGAGGAAAATTAAAACATATCGCTCGCCATATGATCGGTTTATTCCATGGACTTCCGAATTCACGGCGTTATCGTCACATTTTAACTTTTGAAGCTAATGCGCCAACAGCAAGTCATAAAGTCATTGAAACAGCTTTTGATCTGATGATCGATTCTTTATAA
- the fabI gene encoding enoyl-ACP reductase FabI has product MLAVDDLMKNKRGIVFGVANNRSLAWSIAKMCHDAGAEVALTWQGDATKKRVESLVQGMNFFMAGNCNVSCSKTIDDVFCNVEKKWGKIDFMVHAVAFSDKSELTGPYLHTSRQNFLDTMDVSVYSFTALAARAHSLMNKGGSMLTLTYLGAERVMPHYNVMGLAKAALQTSVQYLAMDLGRQSGIRVNAISAGPAKTLASSAIGDFKYILKWNEYNAPLRRNITHEEVGKSALYMLSDLSSGVTGECHFVDAGYHVVGMKAEDAPDISVVKDSSHTP; this is encoded by the coding sequence ATGCTTGCAGTAGATGACCTCATGAAAAACAAAAGAGGTATTGTTTTTGGTGTTGCCAATAATCGTTCACTTGCTTGGTCAATCGCTAAGATGTGCCATGATGCAGGTGCTGAAGTTGCTTTAACATGGCAAGGTGACGCTACTAAAAAGCGTGTTGAAAGCCTCGTTCAGGGAATGAATTTTTTCATGGCAGGAAACTGCAATGTTTCATGCTCTAAAACGATTGATGATGTTTTTTGTAATGTAGAAAAGAAATGGGGAAAAATAGATTTTATGGTTCATGCCGTTGCTTTTTCTGATAAATCGGAATTAACAGGGCCGTATCTTCATACAAGTCGTCAAAATTTCCTCGATACGATGGATGTTTCAGTATATTCTTTTACTGCTTTAGCCGCTCGTGCACATTCATTGATGAATAAAGGTGGAAGCATGCTTACCCTTACGTATCTCGGAGCCGAAAGAGTAATGCCACATTATAACGTCATGGGACTTGCAAAGGCAGCATTGCAGACTTCCGTTCAATATCTTGCAATGGATTTAGGAAGGCAATCTGGTATTAGAGTAAACGCAATTTCTGCTGGACCAGCTAAAACTCTTGCTTCTTCTGCTATTGGTGATTTCAAATATATTTTAAAATGGAACGAATATAATGCCCCTCTTCGTCGTAATATTACCCATGAAGAAGTAGGAAAATCCGCCCTTTATATGCTTTCTGATCTGTCTAGTGGCGTTACTGGCGAATGCCATTTTGTAGACGCTGGATATCATGTTGTTGGCATGAAAGCCGAAGACGCCCCCGACATATCTGTAGTCAAAGATTCTTCTCATACCCCCTAA
- the coaD gene encoding pantetheine-phosphate adenylyltransferase, with translation MMKKAVYTGSFDPITNGHMDIIVQALSFVEEVVVAIGFHSMKQDSFLSIQDRSDLIMQSILHLIPESVGRVSVVFFKGLAVNLAKDVSAQVIIRGLRDMTDFDYEMRMTSVNRRLCPEIATISLFSKDSSRYISSTLIRHLVSIDADITSFVPHPVCDFLKKIPEPSC, from the coding sequence ATGATGAAAAAAGCGGTTTATACAGGATCATTTGATCCAATTACCAATGGACATATGGATATCATTGTCCAAGCTCTTTCTTTTGTTGAAGAGGTAGTGGTAGCTATTGGTTTTCATTCGATGAAACAAGATTCTTTTTTGTCTATTCAAGATCGTTCTGATTTGATTATGCAATCTATTCTTCATTTAATCCCTGAGAGTGTCGGAAGAGTCTCTGTTGTTTTTTTTAAAGGATTAGCAGTCAATTTAGCAAAAGATGTTTCTGCTCAAGTGATAATACGTGGCTTGAGAGATATGACAGATTTTGATTATGAAATGCGTATGACATCAGTTAATCGCCGTCTTTGTCCGGAAATTGCAACTATTTCTCTTTTTTCGAAGGATTCTTCTCGATATATAAGCTCTACTTTAATTCGTCACCTTGTTTCGATAGATGCGGACATAACTTCTTTTGTACCACATCCTGTTTGTGATTTCTTAAAAAAAATCCCTGAACCATCTTGCTAA
- the pdxH gene encoding pyridoxamine 5'-phosphate oxidase — translation MGKDDDINNHYVFTLLSQWMQEAQDSEFKDPHAVVLATYDYHGFPNARVVLIKHFDQDGFVFYTNSQSSKGKEIIENPKVSLCFYWKNLGRQLRVRGLVEKYCDRESDNYYASRPRESKIGAWASKQSQKMEHFGDLQESVQRYSSLYEGKEIPRPVWWYGFLIRPLSIEFWTEKPYRLHERIVFSREKFTEKWTRSLLYP, via the coding sequence ATGGGAAAAGATGATGATATCAATAATCATTATGTATTTACATTGTTATCACAATGGATGCAAGAAGCACAAGATAGTGAATTTAAAGATCCTCATGCTGTGGTGCTGGCAACTTATGATTATCATGGATTTCCAAATGCACGCGTAGTTTTAATTAAACACTTTGATCAGGATGGATTTGTATTTTACACTAATAGTCAAAGTTCTAAAGGCAAAGAAATAATAGAAAATCCAAAAGTATCTTTGTGCTTTTATTGGAAAAATTTGGGTCGGCAGTTGCGTGTGCGAGGTTTGGTGGAAAAATATTGTGATCGTGAATCAGATAATTATTATGCTTCTCGACCAAGGGAAAGTAAAATAGGAGCATGGGCCTCAAAACAATCACAAAAGATGGAACATTTTGGTGATTTACAGGAATCCGTGCAGCGATATTCTTCTCTCTATGAAGGAAAAGAAATTCCGCGTCCTGTTTGGTGGTATGGTTTTCTCATTCGTCCTTTATCTATAGAATTTTGGACAGAGAAACCATATCGTCTCCATGAACGTATAGTATTTTCTCGTGAAAAATTTACAGAAAAATGGACTAGATCTTTATTATATCCATAA
- a CDS encoding 16S rRNA (uracil(1498)-N(3))-methyltransferase has protein sequence MKMRSHLKRLFVDFPLCAAIKKKATKNQYHYLAHVMRMKDGENILLFNGENGEWLSNITYVGKDIVFEIVSQNKPQTKKSNLHYIFSPIKTNRLEYMIQKSVEMGIGTLHPVVTQYTQNTHCNMDRMRSYAISAAEQCNTLTLPSINPLIKLDCLLKNWDHNHQIVFADETCYQNDSLAKLQNISHIPHIAILVGPEGGYHPKEKEKLHSLPFITPISLGPRILRSDTAAVATMALVQSICGDWY, from the coding sequence ATGAAAATGCGTTCTCATCTTAAGCGTTTGTTTGTCGATTTTCCTTTGTGCGCTGCAATCAAAAAAAAAGCAACTAAAAATCAATACCACTATCTCGCCCATGTAATGCGCATGAAAGATGGAGAAAATATTTTACTTTTTAACGGGGAAAATGGAGAATGGCTTAGTAACATTACATATGTAGGAAAAGATATTGTATTTGAAATAGTATCTCAAAATAAACCTCAAACTAAAAAATCTAATCTACACTACATTTTCTCTCCGATTAAAACAAATCGCCTTGAGTATATGATTCAAAAATCAGTAGAGATGGGGATAGGAACTCTTCATCCTGTCGTCACTCAGTATACACAAAACACACACTGTAATATGGATCGTATGCGTTCGTATGCAATAAGTGCAGCAGAACAGTGCAATACTCTCACACTGCCCTCCATAAATCCACTTATTAAACTAGATTGTTTATTAAAAAACTGGGATCATAATCATCAAATAGTTTTTGCCGATGAAACATGTTACCAGAATGATTCATTAGCAAAGCTTCAAAACATATCACATATTCCTCATATAGCTATTCTTGTTGGTCCGGAGGGAGGATATCATCCTAAAGAAAAAGAAAAATTGCATTCTCTTCCTTTCATCACCCCTATTTCGCTAGGCCCAAGAATTTTGCGTTCTGATACTGCAGCAGTTGCAACCATGGCTTTAGTCCAATCTATTTGTGGTGATTGGTATTGA
- a CDS encoding glutamate--cysteine ligase, translated as MIRNLSTDAIITSTDDLLQYLTSGIKPQEKFKIGTEHESFIFSRSDHRPIPYAGEKSIVTILRKMQKRLSWEAIMDKGNIIGLTDPLSEAGISLEPGGQLELSSSTLYDTHQIKEEMLKYITILKEITSGLDLGILGMGVNPKWRLDEIPVMPKSRYTLMKKYMPQVGTPGLDMMFKTCSTQVSLDFSSEQDMATKLRVSLKLQPLATALFSSSPFTEGKINGFQSWRSEIWNHTDNNRTGILPFVFESDNHFEKYTQWALDVPMYFILREGEYHCCTDITFRQFMNGALKDRIKEWHPRIGDWENHLSTLFPIVRLRNCLEMRGADCGSVKNIFAVTAFWTGILYDSSALQDADDLTSNWSFNDMNELNKAVPSQGMKATINGQSLKSIATQIITFSKNGLKNRSKKNHLQEDETIFLQPLEQIINSNQTTSDEMLAAFNSRWNKSIDPCFEEYAY; from the coding sequence ATGATACGTAATCTATCAACTGATGCCATAATAACTTCTACTGATGATCTGCTGCAATACCTTACATCTGGCATAAAACCACAAGAAAAATTTAAAATAGGAACGGAACATGAAAGTTTTATTTTTTCACGATCAGATCATCGTCCTATCCCTTATGCTGGAGAAAAAAGCATCGTCACAATTTTAAGAAAGATGCAAAAAAGACTTTCTTGGGAAGCGATCATGGATAAGGGAAATATTATAGGATTGACGGATCCTTTGAGTGAAGCTGGAATATCTCTTGAACCTGGAGGACAATTAGAACTCTCTAGCTCTACATTATATGACACCCATCAAATCAAAGAAGAAATGCTCAAATATATCACAATACTTAAAGAGATCACTAGCGGTCTTGATCTCGGTATCTTAGGTATGGGCGTTAATCCCAAATGGAGATTAGATGAAATACCAGTCATGCCTAAATCACGTTATACACTCATGAAAAAATATATGCCCCAAGTTGGAACTCCCGGTTTAGACATGATGTTTAAAACCTGCTCTACACAAGTCAGTCTTGACTTTAGTAGTGAGCAAGATATGGCCACTAAATTACGTGTTTCTTTAAAATTACAACCACTTGCTACAGCACTTTTTTCTTCTTCTCCATTTACAGAAGGAAAAATCAATGGATTTCAATCATGGAGAAGCGAGATATGGAATCATACTGATAACAATCGCACAGGAATTTTGCCTTTTGTTTTTGAGAGCGATAATCATTTTGAAAAATATACGCAATGGGCATTGGATGTTCCAATGTATTTTATCCTACGTGAAGGAGAATATCATTGTTGCACGGATATAACATTTCGTCAGTTTATGAATGGAGCACTCAAAGATAGAATAAAAGAATGGCATCCTAGAATAGGAGATTGGGAAAATCACTTATCAACACTGTTTCCTATCGTACGTTTAAGAAATTGCCTTGAAATGCGTGGCGCTGATTGTGGTAGTGTGAAAAATATTTTTGCTGTTACAGCATTTTGGACAGGTATTCTCTATGACTCATCTGCATTGCAGGATGCAGATGATTTAACGTCTAATTGGTCATTTAACGATATGAATGAACTGAACAAAGCTGTACCATCCCAAGGAATGAAAGCCACTATTAACGGCCAATCTTTAAAGAGCATTGCGACCCAAATTATCACTTTTTCCAAAAATGGATTGAAAAACCGTTCTAAGAAAAACCACTTACAAGAAGATGAGACAATTTTTTTGCAACCATTAGAGCAAATAATTAATAGCAATCAAACTACTTCAGATGAAATGCTTGCAGCATTTAATAGTAGGTGGAATAAGTCTATAGATCCATGTTTTGAAGAATATGCTTATTAA
- the ulaA gene encoding PTS ascorbate transporter subunit IIC, with protein MGFIANCFGFFHSQILTKPYFMLGLIVMIGNILLAKKITTIISSTIHTIIGFLLLRVGADILVNKSKAIITNISTIHHIDGSIIDPYVFMFSCITSLGDKYNFVGYTVLIAFLLNLLMVTLHRFTGIRTIVLNGEVMFQQAGLVFIFFHMSLNTEIWQSVAYSSCLLALYWGITSNILYKPTQEITNNSGFSIGHQQQVASWIAYKIAPYLGNKSENINSLKLSKWLVLLNNYVISTAIVMTFFWGTALLSLGIEKVQEMAGKTHWTLYVLETGLLFSVGISIIMQGVSMFVKELTTSFRGISKSLIPGAILAIDCSAMYGFAPNALIWGFIWGAIGQILTIITMIFFHFPILIIPGFIPMFFSNATIGIFANHYGGWRAASKICFVMGVIEIIGSVWAIKLAKTDSWMGMADWSLVAPLIMQGFYFTRFFIIVIILLAFVYMFYASRELRHEKKKNNSNL; from the coding sequence ATGGGTTTTATAGCTAATTGCTTCGGTTTTTTTCATAGCCAGATATTAACCAAGCCTTATTTTATGCTTGGTCTCATTGTCATGATAGGGAATATTCTCCTGGCTAAAAAGATCACTACGATTATTTCCTCTACAATCCACACGATTATTGGTTTTCTTCTTTTGCGAGTAGGCGCAGATATTCTTGTCAACAAATCCAAAGCTATTATTACGAATATTTCTACTATCCATCATATTGACGGTTCAATTATCGATCCCTATGTTTTTATGTTTTCTTGTATAACATCTTTGGGAGATAAGTATAATTTTGTAGGTTATACTGTTTTGATAGCATTTCTACTTAATCTCTTGATGGTTACTTTGCATCGTTTTACTGGTATCCGTACCATTGTACTCAATGGAGAAGTAATGTTTCAACAAGCTGGACTTGTTTTTATTTTTTTTCACATGTCATTAAACACAGAAATATGGCAATCCGTTGCCTACTCATCCTGTCTTTTAGCCTTATACTGGGGTATAACCTCTAATATCTTATATAAACCAACACAAGAAATCACCAATAATTCTGGTTTTTCAATAGGACATCAACAACAAGTAGCATCTTGGATTGCGTATAAGATCGCACCTTATTTGGGCAATAAATCAGAAAACATTAATTCCCTCAAGCTTTCTAAATGGCTTGTTTTATTAAATAACTATGTAATCTCTACAGCGATTGTCATGACTTTTTTTTGGGGAACAGCCCTATTATCTTTAGGTATTGAAAAAGTTCAAGAAATGGCTGGAAAAACACATTGGACACTTTATGTCTTGGAAACAGGACTGTTATTTTCTGTAGGAATCTCTATTATTATGCAGGGTGTTTCGATGTTTGTTAAAGAACTAACGACTTCATTCCGCGGAATTTCAAAATCTCTTATTCCTGGAGCCATTCTTGCTATTGATTGTTCTGCAATGTATGGCTTTGCCCCCAATGCATTGATATGGGGTTTTATTTGGGGTGCAATCGGCCAAATATTAACAATTATTACCATGATTTTCTTTCATTTTCCTATACTGATTATCCCTGGATTTATTCCTATGTTTTTCTCTAATGCTACTATAGGAATTTTTGCTAATCACTATGGAGGATGGCGTGCAGCATCTAAAATATGTTTTGTTATGGGTGTCATTGAAATTATTGGCAGTGTTTGGGCTATAAAACTTGCAAAAACAGACAGTTGGATGGGAATGGCAGATTGGTCTCTTGTCGCCCCATTGATTATGCAAGGTTTTTATTTTACTCGTTTTTTTATTATCGTTATTATTTTATTAGCCTTTGTTTATATGTTTTATGCCAGTCGTGAACTCAGGCATGAAAAAAAAAAGAATAACAGTAATTTATAA
- the queA gene encoding tRNA preQ1(34) S-adenosylmethionine ribosyltransferase-isomerase QueA, whose amino-acid sequence MMVKEFDFNLPSSRIALRPASPRDSARLMVVQPNLSGISMISDHLVSDLPYFLNSNDAIVFNNTKVITAQLSGIRLHHINNKETPISCTLHMRFSSNSWSAYARPGKAIRTGDIILFFSQDRQYRLEATVAEKWDTGEILLTFPLSDMVLERQISLVGTIPLPPYIARKRPIDARDYVDYQTTYAKIQGSVAAPTAGLHFTSNLLSRIISIGVEVHFITLHVGAGTFMPVKVEDTDDHNMHSEIGVIDIATAKALNSVKSRGGRIVAVGTTSLRLLETATTEDGIIMPWSGSTNIFITPGYCFRAVDVLMSNFHLPKSTLLMLVSAFCGIEETKKIYQHAISHSYRFYSYGDASLLFPKR is encoded by the coding sequence ATGATGGTGAAAGAGTTCGATTTTAATCTTCCATCTTCTAGAATTGCCTTAAGACCAGCATCTCCACGAGACAGTGCTCGCCTCATGGTTGTGCAGCCAAATTTATCAGGAATTTCGATGATTTCTGATCATTTAGTGTCTGATCTTCCTTATTTTTTAAACTCTAATGATGCAATTGTATTTAACAATACTAAGGTTATAACCGCACAATTAAGTGGAATAAGATTACATCATATAAATAACAAAGAAACGCCAATATCTTGTACTTTGCATATGCGTTTTTCTTCTAATAGTTGGAGTGCATATGCTCGGCCAGGTAAAGCAATTAGAACAGGGGATATAATTCTTTTTTTTTCGCAAGATAGACAATATAGATTAGAGGCTACTGTTGCAGAAAAGTGGGATACAGGGGAGATTTTATTGACTTTTCCTCTTTCTGATATGGTCTTGGAAAGACAAATTTCTCTAGTAGGGACTATACCATTACCTCCTTATATTGCTAGGAAACGTCCTATAGATGCACGTGATTATGTGGATTATCAAACGACATACGCTAAAATTCAAGGTTCAGTTGCAGCGCCTACAGCTGGTCTTCACTTTACATCTAATCTTTTATCTAGGATTATTTCTATAGGTGTTGAAGTACATTTTATAACTTTACACGTTGGTGCAGGAACTTTTATGCCAGTAAAAGTAGAAGATACTGATGATCATAATATGCATAGTGAAATAGGTGTTATAGATATAGCAACAGCGAAAGCGTTAAATTCTGTTAAATCTCGAGGAGGACGTATTGTTGCTGTTGGAACAACTTCATTGCGTCTTTTAGAAACCGCAACAACAGAAGATGGGATCATAATGCCTTGGTCTGGATCTACTAATATTTTTATAACTCCAGGATATTGTTTCCGAGCTGTTGATGTGTTGATGAGTAATTTTCATTTGCCAAAATCGACTTTATTAATGTTGGTATCGGCATTCTGTGGAATAGAAGAAACAAAAAAAATATATCAACATGCTATTTCTCATTCGTATCGTTTTTATTCATACGGTGATGCAAGCTTGCTATTTCCAAAACGATGA